From a region of the Pseudanabaena sp. BC1403 genome:
- the lysS gene encoding lysine--tRNA ligase translates to MFWADKFAADASGDRIIVNDSKTPSGRVHVGSLRGVVIHDAIYRALKHAGKPVTFTYGVDDYDALDTVPHYLDQAKFAPYLGQPLCNVPSPDETTATDYAKYFMGEFLEVFEHLGVRPEIYYLRDLYRSGKMNQYIDLFLNNAHLVREAYKEVSKADRPSNWYPFQTICENCGKIATTVVTDYQDGKVFYTCQPNAMEYVKGCGHTGWISPFDGNGKLPWKVEWVAKWEVVGVSIELAGKDHSQKGGSRDVANSICRKVLKKNPPTHAPYEFILVNGTKMSSSKGVGSSAKEIATLLPPELLRFLMLRTQPRSVINFSPNYETITRLFRDYDTLIDKYQADTVKDEKTLEDLVPLIYSQLNTEEKVSGYQAFDFSTLISLLQIPHLDLEAEIADRSDNPLSDRDWEVVRDRIRVGKKWLQDYADEEEKLVLYLDSMPDKASNLTAAQINYFETLVTNLEAADHWDGEKLQTLLFSTSKQVEISQKDAFAAVYYTFLNKERGPKAGSLLSYLDKPFVIQRIKDAIALNLTASKS, encoded by the coding sequence ATGTTTTGGGCGGATAAATTTGCAGCAGATGCAAGCGGCGATCGCATTATAGTTAACGATTCCAAAACCCCCTCTGGGCGCGTTCATGTCGGCTCATTGCGCGGGGTTGTGATTCACGATGCCATTTATCGCGCCCTCAAACACGCAGGTAAACCTGTAACTTTTACCTACGGCGTTGACGATTACGATGCGCTCGACACTGTACCCCACTATTTAGATCAAGCTAAATTTGCACCCTATCTGGGACAACCTCTCTGCAATGTTCCTTCACCTGATGAGACAACAGCTACCGATTACGCCAAATACTTCATGGGCGAATTTCTAGAAGTATTCGAGCATTTAGGCGTGCGTCCCGAAATTTATTACCTGCGCGATCTCTACCGTTCAGGCAAGATGAATCAATATATTGATTTGTTCCTGAATAATGCTCACCTCGTGCGCGAAGCTTACAAAGAAGTTAGCAAAGCCGATCGCCCCTCCAATTGGTATCCCTTCCAAACCATTTGCGAAAACTGTGGCAAGATCGCGACTACGGTTGTCACTGACTACCAAGACGGCAAAGTGTTTTACACCTGTCAGCCCAACGCGATGGAGTACGTCAAAGGCTGTGGTCATACAGGCTGGATCTCGCCCTTTGATGGCAATGGCAAATTGCCTTGGAAAGTAGAATGGGTCGCTAAATGGGAAGTTGTTGGTGTATCGATCGAATTGGCGGGCAAAGACCATTCCCAAAAAGGTGGCTCTCGCGATGTCGCTAACTCCATTTGCCGCAAAGTTCTCAAAAAGAATCCACCTACCCATGCACCCTACGAATTTATTTTGGTAAATGGAACCAAGATGAGTTCTTCTAAAGGTGTCGGTTCCAGCGCTAAGGAAATCGCAACTCTTTTACCACCTGAACTACTGCGCTTCTTGATGCTGCGGACTCAGCCTCGCAGCGTGATCAATTTCTCGCCGAACTACGAGACAATTACTCGTTTATTCCGTGACTATGACACCTTGATTGATAAATATCAGGCAGATACAGTCAAAGATGAAAAGACGCTGGAAGACTTGGTTCCTTTAATCTATTCGCAATTAAATACAGAGGAAAAAGTCTCAGGTTATCAAGCTTTTGATTTCAGCACCTTAATTTCCTTGCTGCAAATCCCTCACCTCGACCTCGAAGCTGAGATTGCTGACAGAAGTGATAATCCCCTCAGCGATCGCGACTGGGAAGTAGTACGCGATCGCATCCGCGTCGGCAAGAAATGGTTGCAAGACTATGCCGATGAAGAAGAGAAGTTGGTTCTCTATCTGGACTCGATGCCTGACAAAGCAAGTAACCTCACTGCCGCGCAGATCAATTATTTTGAAACACTAGTGACTAATCTCGAAGCTGCTGATCATTGGGATGGAGAAAAGTTGCAAACCTTGCTATTTAGTACCTCAAAGCAGGTAGAAATTTCGCAAAAAGATGCTTTTGCCGCAGTGTATTACACCTTCTTAAATAAGGAGCGTGGGCCAAAGGCAGGAAGTTTACTTTCTTATCTGGATAAACCATTTGTGATTCAGCGCATCAAAGATGCGATCGCGCTTAATCTCACAGCTAGTAAATCCTAA
- a CDS encoding ABC transporter permease — MTQTPLPPLIQEPQSHQFSQPESPQPSLWWADFRQEVTALTTRLFIQLRRRPTTLIAGVLQPLMWLLLFGALFSGLPKGLVGDGQTYVQFLAAGIIVFTAFSSALNSGLPMLFDREFGFLNRILVAPLVSRFSIIAASAIFIIALSMVQTLAIVAVSGLMGAGLPSLSGLAVMSLILMLLIVDFTMLSLGLAFAMPGHQEMLAFIFLVNLPLMFSSTALAPLAFMPTWLQWIASLNPLSWAIEPIRYVYSHSTWAWDSVVFTAPWGNMTIANAAIALLSFGIFVSIFIRGTLRRGVA; from the coding sequence TGACTCAAACTCCCCTTCCACCTTTAATCCAAGAACCACAAAGCCATCAATTCTCGCAACCAGAAAGTCCGCAGCCAAGCTTATGGTGGGCTGATTTTCGTCAAGAAGTGACAGCTTTAACTACGCGCCTATTTATCCAACTACGTCGCCGCCCTACAACTTTGATCGCAGGGGTGTTGCAGCCATTGATGTGGTTATTGCTGTTTGGCGCATTGTTTAGTGGGTTGCCCAAAGGTTTAGTCGGTGACGGTCAGACCTATGTGCAGTTTTTAGCGGCGGGGATCATTGTATTTACGGCTTTTAGCAGCGCACTTAATTCGGGATTGCCGATGCTATTCGATCGCGAATTTGGTTTCCTCAATCGCATCTTAGTCGCGCCCCTAGTATCCCGATTTTCGATTATTGCCGCTTCCGCGATTTTTATCATTGCCCTAAGTATGGTGCAGACTTTAGCGATCGTAGCGGTCAGTGGACTTATGGGTGCGGGGTTGCCGAGCCTAAGTGGTTTAGCGGTAATGTCTTTAATCTTGATGTTGCTAATCGTAGACTTTACGATGTTGAGTTTGGGACTTGCTTTCGCTATGCCTGGACATCAAGAGATGCTTGCCTTTATCTTCTTGGTGAATTTGCCTTTGATGTTCTCTAGTACAGCTCTTGCACCACTGGCTTTTATGCCGACTTGGTTGCAATGGATTGCGAGCCTCAATCCTCTATCTTGGGCGATCGAGCCAATTCGTTATGTGTACAGCCATAGCACATGGGCATGGGATAGCGTTGTGTTTACGGCTCCTTGGGGAAATATGACGATCGCTAATGCTGCGATCGCTTTATTGAGTTTCGGTATATTCGTTAGCATATTTATCCGTGGTACTTTGCGCCGAGGCGTAGCATGA